The following proteins come from a genomic window of Frankia casuarinae:
- a CDS encoding PLP-dependent cysteine synthase family protein, with the protein MRFSSLADSVGRTPLVGLPRLSPSPDARLWAKLEQDNPTGSIKDRAALWMIADGEKRGLLTPGATVLEPTSGNTGISLAMACRQRGYRLICVMPENTSIERRQLLQMWGAEIRFSPAAGGSNEAVAVAKRLAAENPDWVMLYQYGNPANAQAHYETTGPEILEDLPEITHFVAGLGTTGTLMGTGRYLKERVPDISIVAAEPRYGELVYGLRNIDEGFVPELYDPSVLTSRYSVGPREALRRTRELVQEEGIFAGISTGAILHAALAQAERAVKEGKSADIVLIVCDGGWKYLSTGAYAGTLEEAEAALEGQLWA; encoded by the coding sequence ATGCGCTTCTCCTCCCTGGCCGACTCCGTCGGCCGGACCCCGCTGGTCGGGCTTCCGCGACTGTCGCCGTCGCCGGATGCCCGGCTGTGGGCGAAGCTGGAACAGGACAACCCGACCGGTTCGATCAAGGACCGGGCGGCGCTGTGGATGATCGCCGACGGCGAGAAGCGCGGTCTGCTCACTCCGGGCGCGACCGTGCTCGAACCGACGTCCGGTAATACCGGGATCTCGCTGGCCATGGCCTGCCGTCAGCGGGGCTACCGGCTGATCTGTGTGATGCCGGAGAACACCTCGATCGAGCGCCGTCAGCTCCTGCAGATGTGGGGCGCCGAGATCAGGTTCTCGCCCGCCGCCGGCGGATCGAATGAGGCGGTCGCCGTCGCGAAGCGGCTGGCCGCTGAGAATCCCGACTGGGTGATGCTCTACCAGTACGGCAATCCGGCGAACGCCCAGGCGCACTATGAGACGACCGGGCCGGAGATTCTCGAGGACCTGCCCGAAATCACGCACTTCGTGGCGGGCCTCGGCACGACCGGAACCCTCATGGGAACCGGTCGTTACCTCAAGGAACGGGTGCCGGACATCTCGATCGTCGCGGCCGAACCGCGCTACGGCGAGCTGGTGTACGGGCTGCGCAACATCGACGAGGGGTTCGTTCCCGAACTGTACGACCCGTCGGTGCTCACCTCGCGATACTCGGTCGGTCCGCGGGAGGCGCTGCGCCGTACCCGCGAGCTGGTGCAGGAGGAGGGCATCTTCGCCGGGATCTCCACCGGGGCCATCCTGCACGCGGCGCTTGCGCAGGCCGAGCGGGCGGTCAAGGAGGGCAAGTCGGCCGATATAGTCCTGATCGTCTGTGACGGTGGCTGGAAGTATCTGTCCACCGGCGCCTACGCCGGCACCCTCGAAGAAGCCGAAGCCGCCCTGGAAGGGCAGCTGTGGGCCTAG
- a CDS encoding DUF2017 domain-containing protein, whose translation MADGFRRTRAGIELRLPRLEAALLIELVGQIESLLEPPPVEDPLEALVGLRDTAPPPPDDPAIARLLPDPYPDDPMASGDFRRRRTDDLLARKRDAARRVLSAVPAPGRALLLDEEAAQDWLTTLNDLRLVLGTRLGLTDDDSTAELEHLDPDDSRRPLVAVYAFLTELLDDLTRALG comes from the coding sequence GTGGCTGACGGCTTCCGCCGCACGCGTGCCGGGATCGAGCTGCGCCTTCCCCGGCTCGAGGCGGCGTTGCTGATCGAGCTCGTCGGCCAGATCGAGTCCCTGCTCGAACCGCCGCCGGTCGAGGACCCGCTGGAGGCGCTGGTGGGGTTGCGTGACACCGCGCCGCCGCCGCCGGACGATCCGGCGATCGCTCGTCTGCTTCCCGACCCCTACCCGGACGATCCGATGGCCTCCGGGGACTTCCGCCGCCGCCGGACGGACGATCTGCTCGCCCGCAAGCGTGACGCCGCTCGGCGGGTGCTGTCCGCTGTGCCGGCGCCTGGGAGGGCGCTCCTGCTCGATGAGGAGGCCGCTCAGGACTGGCTGACGACGCTGAACGACCTCCGGTTGGTGCTGGGAACCCGCCTCGGTCTCACCGACGACGACTCCACCGCGGAACTCGAACACCTCGACCCGGACGATTCCCGCCGCCCGCTCGTCGCGGTCTACGCGTTCCTGACCGAGCTGCTCGACGATCTGACCCGAGCTCTGGGGTAG
- the murI gene encoding glutamate racemase, with protein MSGAPIGVFDSGVGGLTVARAILDQLPHEPLMYLGDTARAPYGPRRIAEVRRYALDALDRLVDEGVKLLVIACNTASAACLRDARERYDIPVIEVIMPATRRAAAATRSGRVGVIGTLATIASRAYDDAFTAAAGVELTGAACPAFVDFVERGITCGRQLLGLTEAYLAPLQEANVDTVILGCTHYPLLTGVIGLVMGEGVTLVSSAEETAKDTYRVLVRHGLFRDPDLPPPTHRFLTTGDPTLFSRVGRRFLGPELVGVAAVSPPVPAARATVTPPAAWAARTGADQEPSSQQSPVVPR; from the coding sequence ATGAGCGGCGCGCCGATCGGGGTGTTCGACAGCGGGGTGGGCGGTCTGACTGTGGCGCGCGCCATTTTGGACCAGCTTCCGCATGAGCCCCTGATGTATCTCGGGGACACCGCTCGGGCACCCTACGGTCCGCGGCGGATCGCCGAGGTGCGTCGCTACGCCCTCGATGCCCTCGACCGGCTCGTGGACGAGGGCGTGAAGCTGCTGGTCATCGCCTGCAACACGGCAAGTGCCGCCTGTCTGCGCGACGCCCGGGAGCGTTACGACATACCAGTCATCGAAGTGATCATGCCGGCGACCCGCCGAGCGGCCGCGGCGACCCGCAGCGGGCGGGTAGGCGTCATCGGCACGCTGGCGACGATTGCCAGCCGCGCCTACGACGACGCGTTCACCGCCGCCGCGGGCGTGGAGTTGACCGGTGCGGCCTGCCCGGCGTTCGTGGACTTCGTTGAGCGGGGTATCACCTGCGGGCGGCAGTTGCTCGGTCTGACCGAGGCGTACCTCGCACCATTGCAGGAAGCCAACGTGGACACGGTGATACTCGGATGTACACATTACCCACTGCTGACGGGGGTCATCGGCCTCGTGATGGGAGAGGGCGTCACTCTGGTGAGTAGTGCCGAGGAGACGGCCAAGGACACCTACCGGGTACTTGTCCGGCATGGACTCTTCCGCGATCCGGACCTTCCGCCGCCCACCCACCGGTTCCTCACCACGGGTGATCCAACCTTGTTCAGCCGGGTGGGACGCAGGTTCCTCGGCCCCGAACTCGTCGGCGTCGCGGCGGTGTCCCCGCCCGTTCCCGCCGCGCGGGCCACAGTCACGCCTCCAGCCGCATGGGCCGCCCGAACCGGGGCGGACCAGGAACCCTCCTCCCAGCAGAGCCCGGTGGTGCCACGGTGA
- the rph gene encoding ribonuclease PH, which produces MIRADGRRPDELRQVTILRGWQEHAEGSALISAGRTRVLCAASVTTGVPRWRKGSGLGWVTAEYSMLPRATDTRNDRESVRGRISGRTHEISRLIGRSLRACIDLKALGENTIAIDCDVLLADGGTRTAAITGAYVALVDAARWLGRPDAIITSVSAVSVGVVKGEAMLDLAYSEDSTADTDMNVVCTGADGFVEVQGTAEGTPFDRTMLDSLLDLAVRGCAQLTAIQTEALRGPVPAGPPRPGGAR; this is translated from the coding sequence GTGATACGAGCGGATGGCAGGAGACCGGACGAACTCCGGCAGGTGACGATCCTGCGGGGATGGCAGGAGCACGCGGAGGGATCCGCGCTGATCAGTGCGGGCCGGACCAGGGTGCTGTGCGCGGCCTCGGTGACCACGGGGGTCCCGCGCTGGCGCAAGGGCAGCGGCCTGGGCTGGGTGACCGCCGAGTACTCCATGCTTCCACGGGCCACCGACACCCGTAACGATCGCGAGTCCGTGCGCGGCCGCATCTCCGGGCGGACCCATGAGATCTCCCGACTGATTGGCCGCAGCCTGCGTGCCTGCATCGACCTGAAGGCCCTCGGCGAGAACACCATTGCGATCGACTGCGACGTGCTGCTCGCCGACGGCGGCACGCGCACCGCCGCGATCACCGGCGCCTACGTCGCGCTGGTCGACGCCGCCCGCTGGCTCGGCCGGCCCGATGCGATCATCACGAGCGTCAGTGCGGTCAGCGTCGGCGTGGTCAAGGGTGAGGCGATGCTCGACCTGGCCTACAGCGAGGATTCCACCGCGGACACCGACATGAACGTGGTGTGCACCGGGGCGGACGGTTTCGTCGAGGTCCAGGGCACCGCCGAGGGCACCCCGTTCGACCGGACGATGCTCGACAGCCTGCTCGACCTCGCAGTGCGTGGATGCGCTCAGCTCACCGCGATCCAGACCGAGGCGTTGCGCGGCCCGGTCCCGGCGGGGCCTCCCCGCCCGGGAGGTGCTCGATGA
- the clpS gene encoding ATP-dependent Clp protease adapter ClpS codes for MSVAAVSPLDVEEVDETLDDDRPWVTIVWNDPINLMSYVTYVFQKLFGYSKPKATKLMLDVHHKGRASVAVGTREEMEADAERLHAYGLWATIAQD; via the coding sequence GTGTCTGTCGCCGCCGTGTCGCCTCTCGATGTCGAGGAAGTCGACGAGACCCTCGATGACGATCGGCCGTGGGTCACCATTGTCTGGAACGACCCGATCAACCTGATGTCATACGTGACGTATGTCTTCCAGAAGCTCTTCGGCTACAGCAAGCCGAAGGCCACCAAGCTGATGCTCGACGTCCATCACAAGGGGCGGGCTTCGGTGGCCGTCGGCACCAGGGAGGAGATGGAAGCCGACGCCGAGCGCCTGCACGCCTACGGCCTGTGGGCGACGATCGCCCAGGACTGA
- a CDS encoding MBL fold metallo-hydrolase gives MKLTILGCSGTYPGPTSACSSYLVESDDGFRLVLDAGNGSMGELQRHCDLREIDAVLLSHLHGDHCLDLVANSYARRYHPEGMPPKLPVYGPINTQERLCGAFEKWPDDSLADIYDFRTIGAGRLHIGPFRIDLTRVAHPVEAYGIRLTADDRVLTYSGDTGACDRLVRLATDSDLFLCEASFLDEEDNPPDLHLTGREAGEHARRAGVGQLVLTHLVPWGNAARSEEEAAGVYDGPLTLASPGTVYEL, from the coding sequence GTGAAACTGACGATCCTCGGCTGTTCAGGCACGTATCCCGGCCCGACGTCGGCCTGTTCGTCCTACCTCGTCGAGTCGGACGACGGGTTCCGGCTCGTCCTCGACGCGGGCAACGGGTCCATGGGCGAACTGCAACGGCACTGCGACCTGCGTGAGATCGACGCGGTGCTGCTCAGCCACCTGCACGGCGACCACTGCCTGGACCTGGTGGCCAACTCCTACGCGCGGCGGTACCACCCGGAGGGCATGCCGCCCAAGCTCCCGGTCTACGGCCCGATCAACACCCAGGAACGGCTGTGCGGAGCGTTCGAGAAATGGCCGGACGACAGCCTGGCCGACATCTACGACTTCCGGACCATCGGCGCCGGCCGCCTGCACATCGGGCCGTTCCGGATCGATCTCACCCGGGTGGCCCATCCGGTGGAGGCCTATGGCATCCGCCTCACCGCCGACGATCGGGTACTGACCTACTCGGGCGACACCGGGGCGTGTGACCGGCTGGTCCGCCTCGCTACCGACAGCGATCTCTTCCTCTGCGAGGCGTCGTTCCTCGATGAGGAGGACAACCCCCCTGACCTGCATCTGACCGGCCGGGAGGCCGGCGAGCACGCCCGGCGAGCCGGCGTGGGTCAGCTCGTGCTCACGCATCTTGTCCCGTGGGGGAACGCCGCCCGTTCCGAGGAGGAGGCGGCTGGCGTCTACGACGGCCCGCTGACCCTCGCGAGCCCCGGCACCGTCTATGAACTCTGA
- a CDS encoding nicotinate phosphoribosyltransferase has protein sequence MSTALLTDHYELTMLRAALRSGAADRRVVFEVFTRSLPPGRRFGVFAGTGRLLDALADFRFGPPELAALRAADVIDEATAQWLADYHFGGDIHGFAEGEPFFAETPVLAVEGTFAETVLLETLVLAILNHDSAIAAAGARMVGAAGDRPCLEMGSRRTHEAAAVAAARAAYLVGFAATSNLEAARTYEVPSVGTSAHAFTLVHPSEAEAFAAQVAALGVGTTLLVDTYDVPAGVAAAVATAGTELGAVRIDSGDLGRVAGAVRAQLDGLGATRTRIIATGDLDEHAIARLGDAPVDGYGVGTSLVTGAGAPTAGFVYKLVEVDGEPVAKRSVGKSTRGGRKRVVRRHDLNGRAVADVIFPSPPGSPSAPDRLSGPSGPGVDPAGSGDALPASPRPPDPARDRDLLRPLVKAGEPVGGLTGPAGTRRAREHHRLALAALPPTAREVGYGPPCLPVVHAEGRP, from the coding sequence ATGTCGACGGCACTCCTGACCGATCACTATGAGTTGACCATGTTGCGCGCGGCGCTCCGGTCCGGCGCGGCGGATCGCCGTGTGGTCTTCGAAGTCTTCACCCGATCGTTGCCGCCGGGTCGCCGTTTTGGTGTGTTCGCCGGCACCGGTCGGCTGCTCGATGCGCTGGCGGACTTCCGGTTCGGGCCGCCCGAGCTAGCTGCTCTGCGGGCCGCCGATGTCATCGACGAGGCCACGGCACAGTGGCTGGCGGACTACCACTTCGGCGGCGACATCCATGGCTTCGCCGAGGGCGAGCCGTTCTTCGCCGAGACGCCCGTGCTCGCCGTCGAGGGCACCTTCGCTGAGACCGTGCTGCTCGAGACACTCGTGCTCGCCATCCTCAACCACGACAGCGCGATCGCGGCCGCTGGGGCCCGGATGGTTGGGGCGGCCGGGGACCGGCCCTGTCTCGAGATGGGATCTCGGCGCACCCATGAGGCCGCCGCCGTGGCCGCCGCCCGCGCGGCCTACCTCGTGGGTTTCGCGGCCACGTCGAACCTGGAGGCTGCCCGGACGTACGAGGTCCCCAGCGTCGGTACCAGCGCGCACGCCTTCACACTCGTTCATCCAAGCGAGGCCGAGGCGTTCGCCGCGCAGGTCGCAGCCCTCGGTGTCGGCACGACGCTGCTCGTCGACACGTACGACGTCCCTGCGGGGGTCGCAGCCGCCGTCGCGACGGCGGGCACCGAGCTTGGGGCCGTCCGGATCGACAGCGGGGACCTGGGTCGGGTCGCCGGCGCCGTCCGCGCGCAGCTTGACGGCCTCGGCGCGACCAGAACACGGATCATCGCGACCGGGGATCTGGACGAGCACGCCATAGCCCGGTTGGGCGACGCCCCAGTAGACGGCTACGGTGTCGGCACCAGCCTAGTCACCGGTGCGGGGGCGCCCACCGCGGGGTTCGTCTACAAGCTGGTCGAGGTCGACGGCGAACCCGTGGCGAAGAGGTCGGTCGGCAAGAGCACCCGTGGGGGGCGCAAGCGGGTCGTCCGCCGCCATGACCTCAACGGCCGGGCCGTCGCTGATGTCATCTTTCCGAGCCCGCCGGGCTCGCCGTCGGCCCCGGACCGCTTGTCCGGTCCGTCCGGCCCGGGGGTGGATCCCGCTGGCTCCGGCGACGCGCTCCCCGCGTCGCCGCGACCGCCCGACCCGGCCCGGGACCGGGACCTGTTGCGTCCGCTGGTGAAGGCCGGTGAGCCGGTCGGTGGCCTGACCGGGCCGGCCGGCACCCGGCGCGCCCGCGAGCACCATCGTCTGGCCCTCGCGGCCCTTCCCCCCACCGCTCGGGAGGTGGGCTACGGCCCGCCGTGCCTGCCCGTCGTCCACGCGGAGGGCCGTCCCTGA
- a CDS encoding MoaD/ThiS family protein, translating into MAVQVRVPTILRTYTGGSKLVEGTGDTVAALFLDLDSRYAGLRGRLVTGDNGSELHRFVNIYVNDEDVRFLGGLDAKLSDGDEVTILPAVAGGSVDVGEFPGSAEVPGSEGLAVLSPGMSPGRH; encoded by the coding sequence ATGGCAGTCCAGGTCCGTGTGCCGACGATCCTGCGTACCTACACGGGAGGTTCGAAGCTGGTCGAGGGCACGGGCGACACGGTCGCCGCGCTCTTCCTCGATCTCGACTCCCGGTACGCCGGGCTGCGGGGCCGGCTGGTGACCGGTGACAACGGTTCCGAGCTGCACCGCTTTGTCAACATCTACGTCAACGACGAGGACGTTCGTTTCCTCGGCGGTCTCGACGCCAAGCTCAGCGACGGCGACGAGGTCACCATCCTTCCCGCCGTCGCCGGCGGCTCCGTCGACGTCGGGGAGTTTCCGGGCAGCGCCGAAGTTCCGGGCAGCGAGGGGCTGGCCGTGCTGTCGCCTGGCATGTCGCCCGGGCGGCACTGA
- the rdgB gene encoding RdgB/HAM1 family non-canonical purine NTP pyrophosphatase: MSAEHHGSARTTKVVLASRNEAKLAELRRILAASGLAVELVGLPPGEEVPETGTTFAENALIKARAAVAETGLPAVADDSGLAVDELAGMPGVRSARWSGWRDGTRVERDTANNTLLLAQLDDVPADRRGAAFVCAAALVTPDGVERVAHGELRGTLLTEPRGVGGFGYDPLFLADGQTRTNAELSAAEKDAISHRGRAFGELALVLGEVLAAPPTPATD; encoded by the coding sequence ATGAGCGCCGAACACCACGGATCGGCCCGGACGACGAAGGTGGTCCTCGCCAGTCGCAACGAGGCGAAGCTCGCGGAGCTGCGCCGCATCCTGGCGGCCAGCGGCCTGGCCGTGGAGCTGGTGGGCCTGCCGCCAGGCGAGGAGGTGCCCGAGACCGGGACGACCTTCGCCGAGAACGCTCTGATCAAGGCGCGGGCGGCGGTCGCGGAGACCGGGCTGCCCGCGGTCGCCGACGACTCCGGGCTCGCCGTCGACGAGCTGGCCGGGATGCCGGGGGTGCGCTCGGCTCGATGGTCGGGCTGGCGCGACGGCACCCGGGTCGAACGGGACACCGCCAACAACACCCTGCTGCTCGCGCAGCTTGACGACGTCCCGGCCGACCGGCGCGGCGCCGCCTTCGTCTGCGCGGCGGCCCTGGTCACCCCGGACGGCGTCGAACGGGTCGCCCACGGCGAGCTACGTGGCACCCTGCTGACCGAACCTCGCGGCGTGGGCGGCTTCGGCTACGACCCACTGTTCCTGGCCGACGGTCAGACCCGGACGAACGCCGAACTGTCCGCGGCGGAGAAGGATGCGATCAGCCACCGCGGCCGAGCCTTCGGCGAACTGGCCCTGGTCCTCGGCGAGGTCCTCGCCGCCCCACCCACCCCCGCCACCGACTGA
- a CDS encoding NUDIX hydrolase yields the protein MPPALAVSVDVVLLTLRAGRLCVLVIRRDDPPFGGCWALPGGFVDRDEDLDASALRQLAAETGVTTTGHLEQLRTYGGAHRDPRVRVVSVAYLALLPNLPQPQPQPGRDGPRARWWPVEDLDSTDGPTLAFDHPRIVGDGVERARAKLEYTPLAAAFCEEQFTLADLRRVYEAAWGVALDPPNFRRKVLSTPGFVVPLGQRTSPRGGGRPAELYRRGSAVALHPPLLRRSV from the coding sequence ATGCCGCCCGCCCTCGCCGTCAGCGTGGACGTGGTTCTGCTGACCCTGCGCGCCGGTCGGCTCTGTGTCCTGGTCATCCGCCGGGACGATCCCCCGTTCGGCGGATGCTGGGCGCTGCCCGGTGGTTTCGTCGACCGCGACGAGGATCTCGACGCCTCGGCCCTGCGGCAGCTCGCGGCCGAGACGGGCGTCACGACGACCGGTCACCTCGAGCAGTTGCGGACCTACGGCGGCGCGCACCGCGACCCGCGTGTCCGGGTGGTCAGCGTGGCCTACCTGGCCCTGCTGCCGAATCTCCCGCAGCCGCAGCCACAGCCCGGCCGGGATGGACCGCGGGCCCGCTGGTGGCCGGTGGAGGACCTGGACTCGACCGACGGCCCGACGCTGGCCTTCGACCATCCGCGGATCGTGGGGGACGGCGTGGAGCGGGCCCGGGCCAAGTTGGAGTACACCCCGCTGGCCGCCGCCTTCTGCGAGGAGCAGTTCACCCTGGCCGACTTGCGCCGCGTCTACGAGGCCGCGTGGGGCGTCGCGTTGGATCCGCCGAACTTCCGCCGCAAGGTGCTGTCCACGCCGGGATTCGTCGTACCGCTGGGCCAGCGCACCTCCCCGCGCGGTGGCGGTCGGCCCGCCGAGCTGTATCGGCGTGGCTCGGCGGTCGCGCTGCACCCGCCGCTGCTGCGCCGGTCGGTCTGA
- a CDS encoding molybdopterin oxidoreductase family protein, with protein MPVPAAPLAEAATHCPYCALQCGMMLRATPESAAKEGTGKDDGPEPAGGRSPGPVTVLAREFPTNRGRMCQKGWTSAELLTAADRLTTPLMRPRRDAPLEPVSWERALDRITEGIIRLQREHGPDAVGVFGGGGLTNEKAYALGKFARVALRSSAIDYNGRFCMSSAAAAGIRSFGLDRGLPFPLEDIAHAGAVIMVGSNAAETMPPFMQYLTRQRENGGALVVVDPRLTATARAAALHLQITPGTDLALANGLAYIALTEGYANRDFLAARTTGLAELRAVLASYWPERVERITGVPVADQYAAVDLLAQAERAMVLSARGAEQHSKGTDTVTALINLALVLGLPGTPGSGYGCLTGQGNGQGGREHGQKADQLPGYRKIIDPVAREHIGRIWGVDPTTIPGPGRSAYEMLDALGTPQGPRALLILGSNIAVSAPRAGRITSRLAALDLLVVADFVLSETAAMADIVLPTAQWAEEEGTMTNLEGRVLRRERLRPPPAGVRTDLEIIAALAARLGHAERFPGEPRAVFDELRRASAGGIADYAGISYERITASDGVFWPCPDETHPGTPRMFLDRFATPDGRARLVPVEHRPVAEDIDPEYPYYLTTGRVLAHYQSGAQTRRIGPLVDAAPEPFVEIHPDLAERLGIAEGAPVRVTSRRGTCEVPARLTDTLRFDTVFLPFHWAGAGRANSLTNDALDPTSRMPEFKVCAVAVEPIDDPDDNPDDDRHATGSVPTATVGAAEPVRAMLTGRSQPSGRHQG; from the coding sequence ATGCCGGTGCCGGCCGCGCCCCTTGCCGAGGCTGCGACACACTGCCCGTACTGCGCCCTGCAGTGCGGAATGATGCTGCGCGCCACCCCGGAGAGCGCCGCCAAGGAAGGCACCGGAAAAGACGACGGCCCGGAACCCGCAGGTGGAAGGTCTCCGGGGCCGGTTACCGTGCTCGCCCGCGAGTTCCCCACCAACCGGGGCCGGATGTGCCAGAAGGGGTGGACCTCCGCCGAGCTGCTGACCGCCGCGGACCGGCTCACCACCCCGCTGATGCGGCCGCGACGCGACGCCCCCCTCGAGCCGGTGAGCTGGGAACGGGCACTCGACCGCATCACCGAGGGGATCATCCGCCTCCAGCGCGAACACGGCCCGGACGCGGTCGGCGTCTTCGGCGGCGGCGGGTTGACCAACGAGAAGGCCTACGCCCTAGGCAAGTTCGCTCGGGTGGCGCTGCGCAGCTCCGCGATCGACTACAACGGCCGGTTCTGCATGTCGTCGGCGGCCGCCGCGGGCATCCGCTCGTTCGGGCTGGACCGGGGCCTGCCCTTCCCACTGGAGGACATCGCGCACGCCGGGGCCGTCATCATGGTCGGCAGCAACGCGGCCGAGACCATGCCCCCGTTCATGCAGTATCTGACCCGCCAGCGGGAGAACGGCGGGGCGCTCGTGGTCGTCGACCCGCGGCTGACGGCCACCGCCCGCGCCGCGGCCCTACATCTGCAGATCACCCCGGGAACTGACCTGGCCCTGGCCAACGGGCTGGCCTACATCGCCCTAACGGAGGGGTACGCCAACCGCGACTTCCTCGCCGCTCGGACGACGGGCCTCGCCGAGCTGCGAGCAGTACTCGCCTCCTACTGGCCCGAACGGGTGGAGCGCATCACCGGAGTGCCGGTGGCAGACCAGTACGCCGCCGTGGACCTGCTCGCCCAGGCCGAACGGGCGATGGTGCTCAGCGCCCGCGGTGCCGAACAACACAGCAAGGGCACCGACACCGTCACGGCGCTCATCAACCTCGCCCTCGTACTGGGGCTGCCCGGCACCCCCGGGTCGGGCTACGGCTGTCTCACCGGCCAGGGCAACGGGCAGGGCGGCCGGGAACACGGGCAGAAGGCCGACCAGCTTCCCGGCTATCGCAAGATCATCGATCCGGTGGCCCGGGAGCACATCGGTCGGATCTGGGGCGTCGACCCGACGACCATCCCCGGTCCGGGCCGCAGCGCCTACGAGATGCTGGACGCGCTCGGCACGCCGCAGGGCCCGAGGGCGCTCCTCATCCTCGGCAGCAACATCGCCGTCTCCGCCCCCCGGGCCGGTCGGATCACCTCGCGGCTGGCCGCCTTGGACCTGCTCGTCGTCGCCGACTTCGTGCTCAGCGAGACGGCGGCCATGGCCGACATCGTCCTGCCGACCGCCCAGTGGGCGGAGGAGGAGGGGACGATGACCAACCTGGAGGGTCGGGTACTGCGGCGGGAACGGCTGCGGCCTCCTCCGGCCGGGGTACGCACCGACCTGGAGATCATCGCGGCGCTCGCCGCCCGACTCGGCCACGCCGAGCGCTTTCCCGGCGAACCACGGGCGGTCTTCGACGAGCTGCGCCGGGCCAGCGCCGGAGGGATCGCCGACTACGCGGGCATCAGCTACGAGCGGATCACCGCATCGGACGGGGTGTTCTGGCCCTGCCCGGACGAGACGCACCCGGGCACCCCCCGGATGTTCCTGGATCGCTTCGCCACCCCGGACGGACGGGCCCGGCTCGTGCCGGTCGAGCACCGTCCGGTGGCGGAGGACATCGACCCCGAGTACCCCTACTACCTGACCACCGGGCGGGTGCTGGCTCATTACCAGAGCGGTGCGCAGACCCGCCGGATCGGACCCCTCGTTGACGCCGCGCCGGAACCCTTCGTCGAGATCCATCCCGACCTCGCCGAACGGCTCGGGATCGCTGAGGGGGCGCCGGTGCGGGTCACGAGCCGACGAGGCACCTGCGAGGTGCCGGCGAGGCTGACCGACACCCTCCGATTCGACACCGTCTTCCTGCCCTTCCACTGGGCCGGGGCCGGACGGGCGAACTCCCTGACCAACGACGCGCTCGACCCGACGTCCCGGATGCCCGAGTTCAAGGTGTGCGCGGTCGCGGTCGAGCCGATCGACGACCCGGACGACAACCCGGACGACGATCGGCATGCCACCGGGTCCGTCCCCACCGCGACGGTCGGGGCTGCCGAACCCGTCCGAGCCATGTTGACGGGCCGCAGCCAACCGAGCGGAAGGCACCAAGGGTGA
- a CDS encoding Mov34/MPN/PAD-1 family protein — protein MLRIDRACYEAIVAHARRDHPDEACGIVAGSLGSDRPKRFIPMENAERSPTFYRFDPMEQLKVWREMDDRDEEPVIIYHSHTATEAYPSRTDVSLAAEPGAHYVLASTREPDVTEFRSYRIVDGVVTEEPVEIV, from the coding sequence GTGCTGCGAATCGACCGTGCCTGCTATGAGGCGATCGTCGCCCATGCCCGTCGAGATCATCCCGACGAGGCCTGTGGCATCGTCGCCGGCTCCCTGGGGTCGGACCGGCCGAAGCGGTTCATCCCGATGGAGAACGCGGAGCGTTCGCCGACCTTTTACCGCTTCGACCCAATGGAGCAGCTCAAGGTGTGGCGGGAGATGGACGACCGGGACGAGGAGCCCGTCATCATCTACCACTCGCACACCGCAACCGAGGCGTACCCGTCCAGAACCGACGTGTCCCTCGCGGCCGAGCCGGGCGCGCACTACGTACTGGCCTCCACCCGGGAGCCGGACGTGACCGAGTTCCGGTCCTACCGGATCGTCGATGGCGTGGTCACCGAGGAGCCGGTGGAAATCGTCTGA